A genomic region of Eucalyptus grandis isolate ANBG69807.140 chromosome 5, ASM1654582v1, whole genome shotgun sequence contains the following coding sequences:
- the LOC120293461 gene encoding probable transcription factor KAN2 — translation MAAKNDARFDLSLSNPRAGHNAVGGNTIPEGNNNVSYNHLHQGGNHIHSFQNQSQYSNSNHHQHMHQHHHSVLQHQPQGLSQELGLRPIRGIPVYHQNSSSAFPFATQLQHLDPSPIHHPNSSNSLTNSANSIASNLCHSHGLVRSRFLSRFPAKRSMRAPRMRWTTTLHARFVHAVELLGGHE, via the coding sequence ATGGCGGCCAAGAACGACGCCCGCTTCGATCTATCCCTGTCGAATCCGAGGGCAGGCCACAACGCCGTTGGCGGCAACACCATTCCGGAGGGCAACAATAACGTCTCTTACAACCATCTCCACCAAGGCGGCAACCATATCCACTCCTTCCAAAACCAAAGCCAGTACTCCAACAGTAATCACCACCAGCATATGCACCAGCATCATCACTCGGTGTTGCAGCATCAGCCACAAGGGCTGAGCCAAGAGCTCGGCTTGAGACCGATTAGAGGCATCCCGGTGTACCACCAGAACTCTTCTAGTGCTTTCCCATTCGCCACTCAACTTCAACATCTAGACCCATCGCCAATTCATCACCCGAATAGTAGTAACTCCCTAACAAATAGTGCCAATTCCATCGCTTCGAACCTTTGCCATTCACACGGGCTGGTGAGATCGAGGTTCTTGTCGCGGTTCCCGGCAAAGCGGAGCATGCGGGCGCCACGAATGCGGTGGACGACTACGCTGCACGCCCGGTTCGTCCATGCGGTGGAGCTGCTCGGCGGCCACGAGTAA